Genomic segment of Octadecabacter arcticus 238:
GACGGGCGAACTGGGGTCGTTGCGCAATGTCGCGCGCGCATCTGTGGTGTGCATGATGGCCGGTGCGGATTTTATCAAAACATCGACCGGCAAAGAAAGCGTCAACGCAACCCTGCCCGTCACCCTGACGATGATCCGCACGATCCGCGAATACCACGAACGCACCGGTATTCGGATCGGCTATAAACCTGCGGGCGGCATCAGCAAAGCCAAAGATGCGCTGGTATATCTGTCGATTATCAAGGACGAACTTGGGGATCGCTGGCTGCAACCGGATCTGTTCCGCTTTGGCGCGTCATCTTTGTTGGGCGACATTGAACGGCAACTCGAACACCACGTCACCGGCGGTTATTCCGCAGGCTGGCGTCACGCGATTGGATAGGGCTGGATTATGAGTTGTATTGGCCAAGATGAAGCTGGGAGCAGCACATGACCATCAAAGACATTTTCGAATCCATGGACTACGGCCCAGCCCCAGAAAGCGCGGTTGAGGCACTGGCATGGCTAGCCGATCGCGGCGGTATTGCGGGTCATTTCATCAACGGCAAATGGGACGCGCTGCGCGATGATTTCCCATCCAACAATCCGGCAACGGGCGAAAAACTGGCGGGCGTCACTAAAGGCACCGCGGAAGAGGTCGCCAAGGCAGTAGCAGCCGCCCGCAAAGCCCAACCGAAATGGGCAAAAGACGGCGCAGCGCGTGCCCGCGTCCTCTATGCCATTGCGCGACTGATGCAGAAAAACGCGCGTCTGCTGGCGGTGATGGAAACGCTCGACAACGGCAAACCCATTCGGGAGTCCCGCGACATCGATATCCCGCTGGCAATCCGCCATTTCTACCACCACGCAGGGTTCGCCCAACTGATGGACGCTGAAATGCCCGATGCCGAACCGCTCGGCGTTTGCGGTCAAATCATCCCGTGGAACTTCCCGCTCCTGATGCTGGCGTGGAAAATCGCGCCGGCGCTGGCGATGGGCAACACGGTGGTCTTGAAACCCGCCGAATACACGTCGCTATCGGCGATGATTTTTGCTGAGATTTGCACAGCCGCAGGTGTGCCCCCCGGTGTCGTCAACATAATCACCGGTGACGGCGAAACTGGCGCTGAATTGGTCGCGGCAGACGTCGACAAAATCGCCTTCACCGGATCGACCGCCGTGGGCCGTATCATTCGCGAACAAACCGCAGGGTCCGGCAAGGCGCTATCGCTGGAACTGGGCGGCAAGTCCCCCTACATAGTGTTTGAAGACGCCGACATTGATTCAGCCGTCGAAGGATTGGTTGACGCGATCTGGTTTAACAGCGGTCAGGTCTGCTGCGCCGGATCACGCTTGTTGGTGCAAGAAGGCATCGCGGATCGATTTTACGCCAAACTGCGAACCCGCATGGACGGGTTGCGCATCGGCGACGGACTGGACAAATGCATCGACGTCGGTGCCATCGTGGACCCTGTGCAACTAGCGCAGATCAAAGCAATGGTTGACGCCAACACCGCTGGTGAAACCTACCAATGCGCGGCCCCCAAGACAGAACTTCGAGGCTGTTTTTACCCGCCAACCCTGATCACCGGCCTCGCCCCGTCCGACACGCTGATGCAAGAAGAAATCTTTGGCCCCGTGCTGGTTGCCACGACATTCCGCACCCCCGCCGAAGCAATAGAAATCGCCAACAACACCCGCTATGGGCTGGCCGCGTCGGTCTGGACGGAAAACATCAACCTCGCGCTGGATATCGCGCCCAAATTGGTAAGCGGAATTGTCTGGGTCAACGCCACAAATCTGATGGACGCGGCGGCGGGTTTCGGCGGCGTGCGCGAAAGCGGTTTTGGCCGCGAAGGCGGCTGGGAAGGCCTGATGGGCTACACCAAACCAAAGATTAAATCGGGAGGCAAGTCTGCCAAAGTCACCGCACCGACCCCATTTACCACCCAAGATGGCACGCCAGCGGACCCGCTGGATCGCACCGCGAAACTCTATATCGGTGGCAAACAGGCGCGTCCCGACGGTGGCTACAGCCAACCCGTTTTCGACAAATCCGGCAAGCTGCTGGGCCACGCCAGCATCGCCAATCGCAAAGACTTACGCAACGCGATTGAGGCAAACGCCGCCGCCAAAGGCTGGTCCACCTCCACCGGCCACCTGCGGGCGCAAATACTCTACTACGTCGGCGAAAACCT
This window contains:
- a CDS encoding aldehyde dehydrogenase family protein, which encodes MTIKDIFESMDYGPAPESAVEALAWLADRGGIAGHFINGKWDALRDDFPSNNPATGEKLAGVTKGTAEEVAKAVAAARKAQPKWAKDGAARARVLYAIARLMQKNARLLAVMETLDNGKPIRESRDIDIPLAIRHFYHHAGFAQLMDAEMPDAEPLGVCGQIIPWNFPLLMLAWKIAPALAMGNTVVLKPAEYTSLSAMIFAEICTAAGVPPGVVNIITGDGETGAELVAADVDKIAFTGSTAVGRIIREQTAGSGKALSLELGGKSPYIVFEDADIDSAVEGLVDAIWFNSGQVCCAGSRLLVQEGIADRFYAKLRTRMDGLRIGDGLDKCIDVGAIVDPVQLAQIKAMVDANTAGETYQCAAPKTELRGCFYPPTLITGLAPSDTLMQEEIFGPVLVATTFRTPAEAIEIANNTRYGLAASVWTENINLALDIAPKLVSGIVWVNATNLMDAAAGFGGVRESGFGREGGWEGLMGYTKPKIKSGGKSAKVTAPTPFTTQDGTPADPLDRTAKLYIGGKQARPDGGYSQPVFDKSGKLLGHASIANRKDLRNAIEANAAAKGWSTSTGHLRAQILYYVGENLSARADEFATRIKQLTGGRTGSKEVDDAISWLFTWAAWADKHDGAAKGVPIRGVALAMPEPVGNIAILTDDTRPLMGLIEPLAPALAMGNRVTAVASHAFPLAATDFYQVLETSDLPAGVANILTGSHTELAPHMAAHANIDAVWSFSTADVSKVVEAKSTSNIKRTWVNHRQSRSWPSSIWRAQSTEIKTIWFPYGE